Proteins from one Clostridium cellulovorans 743B genomic window:
- a CDS encoding distal tail protein Dit, protein MGFIFNSVTSKSMGMRARLTSWQVSGQLRNYTTIVPGKYGVADFGADLDAREIKLECSIFPKGSFGELILALDDIALWLDPTDGLGELILDDVPDRYFMARIDEKVDCERLLRSAGHFSLKFFCPDPFGYAINDETFLIDAEGTHEIKREKGNVDSNPIYKIKGVLSPSVSNYISITTNGQELKVVNATLSEGETLVVDTDKMTAYVEDENGVIVRNGLPYLQELNFPSLYVGKNSISVSVKNATFTSLGIQAKSRWR, encoded by the coding sequence GTGGGTTTTATATTCAATAGTGTTACATCAAAAAGTATGGGTATGAGGGCTAGGCTTACTTCATGGCAGGTAAGCGGTCAGCTTAGAAACTACACAACTATAGTTCCGGGGAAATACGGAGTAGCAGATTTCGGTGCTGACCTTGATGCAAGGGAGATTAAACTGGAGTGCAGTATTTTTCCAAAAGGCAGTTTCGGGGAGTTAATCCTAGCTTTGGATGATATTGCACTCTGGCTTGACCCAACGGATGGATTGGGCGAGTTAATTCTTGATGATGTACCAGACCGATACTTTATGGCAAGAATTGACGAAAAGGTTGATTGTGAGAGATTGCTCCGTTCTGCGGGGCATTTTTCTTTGAAGTTTTTTTGCCCAGATCCATTCGGATACGCAATCAATGATGAGACTTTTCTCATTGATGCAGAAGGAACACATGAGATTAAAAGAGAAAAAGGAAATGTGGATTCAAATCCCATTTATAAAATAAAAGGAGTTTTGTCTCCAAGCGTAAGTAATTATATCAGCATAACGACTAACGGACAGGAACTTAAGGTTGTGAATGCTACACTTTCAGAGGGAGAAACACTTGTTGTAGATACGGATAAGATGACAGCCTATGTGGAGGATGAGAATGGAGTGATTGTTAGAAACGGACTTCCTTATTTACAGGAGTTAAACTTCCCATCCCTCTATGTAGGAAAGAACAGTATTTCCGTATCGGTAAAGAATGCCACTTTTACGAGCCTTGGTATTCAGGCAAAAAGCAGATGGAGGTAG
- a CDS encoding phage tail protein yields the protein MADNFGLKIGVEGEKEFKKALADINQSFKVLGSEMKLVSAQFDKNDNSVEALSARNKVLNKEIDAQKSKIETLRSALQNASTSFGETDRRTQSWQIQLNNAEAALIAMEKELKANNTALETANANYDDAEDSLKDMDRRMDEVSDSADDMGDEIKEAGDEADKSEDKFKALGSTLKGIGVAMGTVVAAAGAAAISLGKEVVSAYADYEQLVGGVDTLFKESSGKLQTYASNAYKTAGMSANDYMETVTGFSASLISSLGGDTEKAVEYADMAITDMSDNANKMGTDMSLIQNAYQGFAKQNYTMLDNLKLGYGGTKTEMERLLADAQAISGIEYDISSYADVVAAIHVIQENMGIAGATAAEAENTISGSINSMQAALQNLVVGFGNADADMTMLCNNVVDAFQDVVRNITPVIENIVSALPTVTGALLEAFAQLLPTLLQTVTDLFSQVLNTILQLIPTLIPAAVQAVITIVNAIIENLPLLINAAIQMISTLVQGIAEALPTLIPAAVQALVTIVQSLIDNLPMLLDAALQLVMGLAQGIIAAIPVLLEALPQIIISIVEFIVAAIPQIIEAGIQLLSSLVTALPQIITTIVTVIPQIIDGIITAVIESIPLIIDAGIKLLISLVESLPTIITTIVDAIPKIITSIVNALIGNIDKIIMAGVQLLVALIKNLPQIIVSIVKAVPQIISAIVKGFAGGVSQMATIGLNLIKGIWNGIGDAASWLWNKVSGFCSNLMGKIKDFFGIHSPSREMAWVGEMLTEGLAGGIGDTAKSAITAAEDMNAGIMDVMNGLAGDMKSAVPTNFNLDANATVASVASGMNGVGSGASYGSLISISQMIVRSEEDIRKISQELYNLIQTGSRAQGRFSTA from the coding sequence CGATAATTCGGTTGAGGCTTTGTCTGCAAGAAATAAAGTCTTAAACAAGGAAATCGATGCACAGAAGAGCAAGATTGAAACCTTAAGGTCTGCCCTCCAGAACGCATCCACATCCTTTGGAGAAACGGACAGACGCACACAAAGCTGGCAGATTCAGCTTAACAATGCTGAGGCAGCACTTATTGCTATGGAGAAGGAACTCAAAGCAAATAATACTGCACTTGAAACAGCGAATGCCAATTATGATGACGCGGAAGATTCTCTTAAGGATATGGACCGTAGAATGGATGAGGTTTCCGACTCGGCAGACGATATGGGGGATGAAATCAAGGAAGCCGGGGATGAGGCAGATAAGTCCGAGGATAAGTTTAAGGCTCTTGGAAGTACACTAAAAGGTATCGGTGTTGCTATGGGAACCGTAGTGGCGGCGGCTGGAGCTGCAGCCATCAGCCTTGGCAAAGAAGTGGTGTCTGCGTATGCAGACTATGAACAGCTTGTCGGTGGTGTAGACACCTTGTTTAAGGAATCATCGGGCAAACTGCAAACTTATGCTTCCAATGCTTATAAAACAGCAGGTATGTCTGCAAATGATTATATGGAAACCGTCACAGGCTTTTCTGCATCACTGATTTCATCTTTGGGTGGAGATACAGAAAAAGCTGTGGAGTATGCGGATATGGCTATTACGGATATGTCTGATAACGCCAATAAGATGGGTACAGATATGTCTCTTATCCAAAATGCATATCAGGGTTTTGCAAAGCAGAACTACACGATGCTTGATAACTTAAAACTTGGTTATGGTGGTACAAAAACGGAAATGGAACGATTGCTTGCAGATGCACAGGCTATTTCCGGTATTGAGTACGATATTTCTTCCTATGCCGATGTGGTGGCTGCAATCCATGTTATTCAGGAAAACATGGGAATTGCCGGGGCAACGGCAGCAGAAGCAGAGAACACGATTTCTGGATCCATTAACTCCATGCAGGCTGCGTTGCAGAACTTAGTGGTAGGTTTCGGAAACGCTGATGCAGACATGACGATGCTCTGTAATAACGTGGTGGATGCATTCCAAGATGTGGTTAGAAACATTACTCCTGTTATAGAGAATATTGTGTCGGCTCTTCCAACGGTAACGGGAGCATTGCTTGAGGCATTTGCACAGTTACTTCCTACGTTACTTCAAACAGTAACAGACCTTTTTTCACAAGTATTAAATACCATCTTACAGTTGATTCCAACGCTGATTCCTGCGGCAGTACAAGCAGTCATTACAATCGTGAATGCGATTATAGAAAATCTGCCTTTGCTTATTAACGCAGCCATTCAAATGATTTCAACTTTGGTACAGGGAATTGCAGAGGCTCTGCCTACTTTAATTCCTGCCGCAGTACAGGCACTTGTGACGATTGTGCAGAGTTTGATTGACAATCTGCCAATGCTCCTTGATGCAGCCCTACAGCTTGTGATGGGATTGGCGCAGGGCATTATTGCAGCCATTCCTGTGTTGTTAGAGGCATTGCCACAGATAATCATTTCCATCGTGGAATTTATCGTGGCAGCAATCCCGCAGATTATCGAGGCAGGCATACAGCTTTTATCATCACTCGTTACGGCATTGCCACAAATCATTACAACGATTGTAACTGTGATTCCACAGATTATTGATGGAATTATTACAGCAGTTATTGAGTCCATTCCACTCATTATCGATGCGGGGATTAAGTTACTGATTTCTTTGGTGGAGAGCCTTCCAACAATCATTACAACGATTGTGGATGCCATTCCAAAGATTATCACAAGCATTGTAAATGCCCTGATTGGAAATATCGACAAGATTATTATGGCAGGTGTTCAGCTTTTAGTTGCGTTGATTAAGAACCTGCCACAGATTATCGTGTCGATTGTAAAAGCAGTACCACAGATTATTTCTGCAATCGTGAAAGGCTTTGCAGGTGGCGTGTCACAGATGGCTACCATCGGTTTAAACCTCATCAAAGGTATCTGGAATGGTATTGGAGATGCTGCATCGTGGCTTTGGAATAAGGTCAGCGGTTTCTGTTCTAATCTTATGGGCAAGATTAAGGATTTCTTTGGTATCCATTCTCCATCACGAGAGATGGCTTGGGTCGGAGAAATGCTTACAGAAGGTTTGGCAGGAGGTATTGGCGATACAGCCAAATCTGCAATTACAGCGGCAGAGGATATGAATGCAGGCATTATGGATGTAATGAATGGACTAGCCGGAGATATGAAGTCGGCTGTTCCTACGAACTTTAATCTTGATGCAAATGCAACAGTAGCTTCGGTTGCAAGTGGAATGAACGGAGTGGGAAGTGGAGCATCTTACGGTTCCCTTATTTCCATTTCACAGATGATTGTCAGAAGTGAAGAAGATATCCGTAAGATTTCGCAGGAATTATACAATTTGATTCAGACAGGTTCCCGTGCACAGGGACGTTTTTCTACAGCATAA